Proteins from a genomic interval of Loxodonta africana isolate mLoxAfr1 chromosome 25, mLoxAfr1.hap2, whole genome shotgun sequence:
- the PROX1 gene encoding prospero homeobox protein 1 isoform X1: protein MPDHDSTALLSRQTKRRRVDIGVKRTVGTASAFFAKARATFFSAMNPQGSEQDVEYSVVQHADGEKSNVLRKLLKRANSYEDAMMSFPGATIISQLLKNNMNKNGGTEPSFQASGLSSTGSEVHQEDICSNSSRDSPPECLSPFGRPTMSQFDMDRLCDEHLRAKRARVENIIRGMSHSPSVALRGNENEREMAPQSVSPRESYRENKRKQKLPQQQQQSFQQLVSARKEQKREERRQLKQQLEDMQKQLRQLQEKFYQIYDSTDSENDEDGNLSEDSMRSEILEARAQDSVGRSDNEMCELDPGQFIDRARALIREQEMAENKPKREGNNKERDHGPNSLQPEGKHLAETLKQELNSAMSQVVDTVVKVFSAKPSRQLPQVFPPLQIPQARFAVNGENHNFHTANQRLQCFGDVIIPNPLDTFGNVQMPSSTDQTEALPLVVRKNSSDQPASGPPAGGHHQPLHQSPLSATAGFTTSTFRHPFPLPLMAYPFQSPLGAPSGSFSGKDRASPESLDLTRETTSLRTKMSSHHLSHHPCSPAHPPSAAEGLSLSLIKSECGDLQDMSEISPYSGSAISFSKKTKPEVLFPKAQLLRCLG from the coding sequence ATGCCTGACCATGACAGCACAGCCCTCTTAAGCCGGCAAACCAAGAGGAGAAGAGTTGACATTGGAGTGAAAAGGACGGTAGGGACAGCATCTGCATTTTTCGCGAAGGCAAGAGCAACGTTTTTCAGTGCCATGAATCCCCAAGGTTCCGAGCAGGACGTGGAGTATTCAGTGGTGCAGCACGCAGATGGGGAGAAGTCAAATGTACTCCGCAAGCTGCTGAAGAGGGCGAACTCGTACGAAGATGCCATGATGTCTTTTCCAGGAGCAACCATAATTTCCCAGCTGTTGAAAAATAACATGAACAAAAATGGTGGCACCGAGCCCAGTTTCCAAGCCAGCGGTCTCTCCAGTACAGGCTCCGAAGTACATCAGGAGGATATATGCAGCAACTCTTCGAGAGACAGCCCCCCAGAGTGTCTTTCCCCTTTTGGCAGGCCTACTATGAGCCAGTTTGATATGGATCGCTTATGTGATGAGCACCTGAGAGCAAAGCGCGCCCGGGTGGAGAATATAATTCGGGGGATGAGCCATTCCCCTAGTGTGGCATTACGGGGCAATGAAAATGAAAGAGAGATGGCCCCGCAGTCTGTGAGTCCCCGGGAAAGTTACCGAGAGAACAAACGCAAGCAAAAGCTgccccagcagcagcagcagagtttCCAGCAGCTGGTGTCGGCCCGAAAAGAACAGAAGCGAGAGGAGCGGCGGCAGCTGAAACAGCAGCTGGAAGACATGCAGAAGCAGCTGCGCCAGCTGCAGGAGAAGTTCTACCAGATCTACGACAGCACCGACTCTGAAAATGACGAAGACGGCAACCTGTCCGAGGACAGCATGCGCTCGGAGATCCTGGAGGCCAGGGCCCAGGACTCTGTCGGGAGGTCAGATAACGAGATGTGTGAGCTGGACCCAGGGCAGTTCATCGACCGGGCGCGAGCCCTGATCAGAGAGCAGGAAATGGCTGAGAACAAGCCGAAACGAGAAGGCAACAACAAAGAAAGAGACCACGGGCCAAACTCCTTACAACCAGAAGGCAAACATTTGGCCGAGACCTTGAAGCAGGAGCTGAACAGCGCCATGTCGCAAGTTGTGGACACTGTGGTCAAAGTCTTTTCGGCCAAGCCCTCCCGCCAGCTTCCTCAGGTCTTCCCCCCTCTCCAGATTCCCCAGGCCAGGTTTGCAGTCAACGGGGAGAACCACAATTTCCACACCGCCAACCAGCGCCTGCAGTGCTTTGGCGACGTCATCATTCCGAACCCCCTGGACACCTTCGGCAACGTGCAGATGCCTAGCTCCACCGACCAGACGGAGGCGCTGCCCCTGGTTGTCCGCAAGAACTCCTCTGACCAGCCTGCCTCCGGGCCCCCCGCTGGCGGCCACCACCAGCCACTGCACCAGTCACCTCTCTCTGCCACTGCAGGCTTCACCACTTCCACCTTCCGCcaccccttcccccttcccctgaTGGCCTACCCATTTCAGAGTCCACTAGGTGCTCCCTCGGGCTCCTTCTCTGGAAAGGACAGAGCCTCTCCTGAATCCTTAGACTTAACTAGGGAGACGACGAGCCTGAGGACCAAGATGTCGTCCCACCACCTGAGCCACCATCCCTGTTCACCAGCACACCCACCCAGCGCCGCCGAAGGGCTCTCCCTGTCGCTCATAAAGTCCGAGTGTGGTGATCTGCAGGACATGTCCGAGATCTCACCTTACTCGGGAAGTGCAATATCCTTTTCAAAGAAAACGAAACCAGAAGTGCTTTTCCCCAAGGCTCAGCTTCTGCGGTGTCTAGGATGA